A window of Mus pahari chromosome 7, PAHARI_EIJ_v1.1, whole genome shotgun sequence contains these coding sequences:
- the LOC110324909 gene encoding uncharacterized protein LOC110324909, whose product MASQRPSRPTCIRAAFSAAGFRKWQRHARHRFQVNSRRNLMDFAEGIWREFLDPYDGDSEDTPGHSNYRSYRGQRAHRLLGDRNRNSPSCTLKFRTAEEASVQDLLPKAPDLTMKASGWAPTTLEVDDVDMQPEGELKTLGPRETNGCPARLSPSPEDWRMIRAVSPLIPVETPERGRQLLGRARATRSPPRLGSERDKGPRLSLSKRKLELLLGEPERIKKKKK is encoded by the exons ATGGCCAGCCAGAGGCCCAGCCGACCCACCTGCATCAGGGCAGCCTTCAGTGCAGCTGGCTTTCGGAAGTGGCAGAGACACGCACGCCATCGCTTTCAG GTCAACTCCAGAAGGAACCTCATGGACTTTGCTGAAGGCATCTGGAGAGAG TTTTTAGATCCTTATGATGGTGACTCGGAAGACACCCCAGGCCATTCCAACTACCGCAGTTACCGAGGCCAGCGTGCCCACCGCCTCCTGGGTGACAGGAACCGCAACTCGCCTTCCTGCACACTGAAATTCAGGACTGCTGAGGAGGCCAGTGTGCAAGACTTGCTCCCAAAGGCTCCAGACCTCACCATGAAAGCTTCTGGCTGGGCCCCTACAACCCTGGAAGTCGATGACGTCGACATGCAGCCCGAGGGTGAACTAAAGACACTGGGCCCCCGAGAGACCAACGGGTGTCCTGCCAGGCTGTCCCCATCACCAGAGGACTGGAGGATGATAAGGGCTGTCAGCCCCCTTATTCCTGTGGAGAccccagagagaggcagacagctgCTGGGCCGAGCCAGAGCCACCCGGTCACCACCCAGACTCGGGAGTGAGAGAGATAAGGGGCCCAGGCTGTCGCTTTCCAAGAGAAAACTGGAGCTCCTACTTGGAGAGCCTGAGAgaattaagaagaagaagaa GTAA